A region from the Stutzerimonas stutzeri genome encodes:
- a CDS encoding efflux transporter outer membrane subunit yields the protein MHCRNLIAVLTLAGTLNACTAVGPDYQVPDDALSQRSEAQAPFDLAGNAQVEQAELPDDWWTLYEDPMLNRLVSEALAGNTDVRLAYHNLRRAYEGFQMAHHAQEVELGAAGSLARGQLSSESLALQEKIPVMNLADAGLSVGYQLDLFGKLKRVAESAGASADASAAALDSARITVVAQVVRNYVAACHASAELTIAEQSLDIQRRQLDVAKRLLDGGRGNEVDVARARAQVEALRAELPPFESKKSAALYQIAALLGRAPGDLPEAVAACTQAPQLNQPIPVGDGAALLRRRPDIRAAERALAAATADIGVATAMMYPQIDLGASAGYTGMLEHITDPITRRWTFGPSISWHIPTQVDHARVRATEAGADAALARFDGVVLSALRETQTLLSRYADDLRRNHALRDARDAASHAADHTRRLYQEGRLAYLDSLDTERTLATAEAALAASEAQLSQDQVDLFLALGGGWQSQQPVPAAGR from the coding sequence GTGCACTGTAGAAACCTGATCGCCGTGCTGACCCTGGCCGGCACCCTCAACGCCTGTACCGCCGTCGGTCCCGACTATCAGGTGCCTGACGATGCGCTGAGTCAGCGCTCCGAGGCCCAGGCGCCGTTCGATCTCGCTGGCAATGCACAGGTCGAGCAAGCCGAGCTGCCGGATGATTGGTGGACGCTGTACGAAGACCCCATGCTCAACCGTCTGGTGAGCGAGGCGCTGGCTGGCAACACCGACGTTCGCCTCGCCTATCACAACCTCCGGCGCGCCTATGAAGGCTTCCAGATGGCTCATCACGCCCAGGAAGTCGAGCTGGGAGCGGCCGGCTCGCTCGCCCGCGGCCAGCTGTCCAGCGAATCACTGGCGCTGCAGGAAAAGATCCCGGTGATGAATCTCGCCGACGCAGGGCTTTCGGTCGGCTATCAGCTCGACCTGTTCGGCAAGCTCAAGCGCGTCGCCGAGTCGGCTGGCGCCAGTGCCGATGCGAGCGCAGCGGCACTGGACTCCGCTCGTATCACCGTGGTGGCCCAGGTCGTGCGCAACTATGTCGCGGCCTGCCACGCGAGCGCGGAGCTGACCATCGCCGAGCAGTCGCTGGACATTCAACGACGGCAGTTGGACGTGGCCAAGCGTCTGCTCGACGGCGGGCGCGGCAATGAGGTGGACGTCGCCCGCGCACGGGCCCAGGTCGAAGCGCTGCGCGCCGAATTGCCGCCGTTCGAATCGAAAAAATCCGCCGCGCTGTACCAGATCGCCGCCCTGCTCGGTCGCGCGCCCGGTGATCTGCCAGAAGCGGTCGCCGCCTGCACTCAGGCACCGCAGCTGAATCAGCCGATTCCGGTTGGCGACGGCGCGGCGCTGCTCAGACGCCGTCCAGATATCCGCGCAGCGGAGCGCGCGCTCGCCGCGGCTACCGCCGACATTGGCGTCGCCACCGCGATGATGTATCCGCAAATCGATCTCGGCGCGTCGGCCGGTTACACCGGCATGCTCGAACACATCACCGATCCCATCACCCGCCGCTGGACGTTCGGGCCGTCCATCTCCTGGCACATCCCGACGCAGGTCGACCACGCCAGGGTGCGCGCCACGGAAGCCGGTGCCGATGCCGCCCTCGCCCGCTTCGACGGTGTGGTGCTCTCTGCGCTACGCGAAACCCAGACGCTGTTGTCGCGCTACGCCGACGACCTGCGCCGCAACCACGCCCTGCGTGACGCCCGAGACGCCGCCAGCCACGCTGCGGACCATACCCGCCGGCTGTATCAGGAAGGCCGGTTGGCTTATCTCGACAGCCTCGACACCGAGCGCACCCTGGCTACCGCCGAGGCCGCGCTGGCCGCCTCAGAAGCGCAGTTGTCGCAGGATCAGGTCGACCTGTTTCTTGCGCTGGGTGGCGGCTGGCAGAGCCAACAACCTGTCCCAGCTGCCGGCCGCTAG
- a CDS encoding efflux RND transporter periplasmic adaptor subunit, producing MKNWIPAAGSVLLTLLAVAIACIVGLRLWEYYMESPWTRDGHVHADIIQVAPDVSGLVTELRVRDNQKVSRGQVLFVIDQARFELAVEEAEATVLERRALLEQARREAKRNRVLKDLIAAETVEIGDTQVKRAEAALKTAEAALGVARLDLKRTTVLSPVDGYLSDQTMRVGDYVRTGTPVLSIVDTRSLRVEGYFEETKLHAIEIGQPVDIQIMGESQRLHGHVQSIAAGIEDRDRARGNSLLPNINPSFNWVRLAQRIPVRVVLDDDQKTDIRLVIGRTATLSVQPWPSADSTGPAAL from the coding sequence ATGAAGAACTGGATACCCGCCGCCGGCTCGGTGTTGCTGACTTTGCTGGCCGTCGCCATCGCCTGCATCGTTGGCCTGCGCCTCTGGGAGTACTACATGGAGTCGCCGTGGACCCGCGACGGCCATGTGCATGCCGACATCATCCAGGTTGCGCCCGATGTGTCCGGGCTGGTCACCGAACTGCGCGTACGCGACAACCAGAAGGTCAGCCGCGGCCAGGTCCTGTTCGTGATCGATCAGGCACGTTTCGAGCTGGCCGTCGAGGAAGCCGAGGCCACGGTTCTGGAACGCCGAGCCCTGCTCGAGCAGGCGCGTCGGGAAGCCAAGCGCAACCGAGTGTTGAAGGATCTGATCGCCGCGGAAACCGTGGAAATCGGCGATACCCAGGTCAAGCGTGCCGAAGCCGCGCTGAAGACCGCCGAAGCCGCGCTCGGCGTGGCCCGCCTCGACCTCAAGCGCACCACGGTGCTCAGCCCGGTAGACGGCTACCTCAGCGACCAGACCATGCGGGTGGGTGATTACGTCAGAACCGGGACGCCGGTGCTGTCGATCGTCGACACCCGCTCGCTGCGCGTCGAAGGCTACTTCGAAGAAACCAAACTGCACGCCATCGAGATCGGCCAACCGGTGGACATCCAGATCATGGGGGAATCGCAGCGCCTGCACGGACACGTCCAGAGCATCGCCGCCGGCATCGAAGACCGCGACCGTGCGCGCGGCAATTCGCTGTTGCCGAACATCAACCCTAGCTTCAACTGGGTGCGCCTGGCGCAGCGGATTCCGGTGCGCGTGGTGCTGGACGACGATCAGAAAACCGACATCCGACTGGTCATCGGCCGCACCGCGACACTATCGGTGCAGCCATGGCCATCAGCCGACTCGACGGGCCCGGCGGCCCTATGA
- a CDS encoding DUF1656 domain-containing protein, whose translation MTGQLNIYGVYVPVLLVMMLIAYLLKSLLGSVLARLGLYRWVWHPPLFNLALYVMVLGALFTLTAGR comes from the coding sequence ATGACCGGCCAACTGAATATCTATGGCGTCTATGTCCCGGTGCTGCTGGTGATGATGCTCATCGCCTACCTGCTCAAAAGCCTGCTCGGCAGTGTTCTGGCCCGTTTGGGCCTGTATCGCTGGGTTTGGCACCCTCCGCTGTTCAACCTCGCCCTTTACGTCATGGTGCTGGGTGCCCTGTTCACGCTGACAGCGGGACGCTAG
- a CDS encoding FUSC family protein has product MTMPTWREWLFSAKALIAALLALYIALAIPLDNPYWAMASVYIVSHPLSGATRSKAIYRALGTLLGAAASVAMLPLFSQQPVMLSLVIALWITALLYLSLLDRSPRSYVFMLAAYTVPLISLATVSHPQDIFDVALARSEEILLGIVCAGLVNAVLFPARIAPVLSARMGMLLEDARQGARQILTATAHAAFDQRGLHRLMIDVMALDGMILHLEYDSSSRLPARHARDFRARIAMLAPQLMSLGNALDQLRQDLPEPLPEFEAHLQRVDRWIQGDDVHVDAEQLAERSWQLQTWLADSYPAQRLAFASAFRQLRGLIDLWQDALSLHRCFAEGHPEQPPVLRYRVRQLIGAPRHYDYSLLAFTAFSTGTLVMLVSLLWHLSGWQHGYTGVFIATVASCFFASQDNPAPFIKSFLLTTLASIVAAAIYLFALMPNVQDFGSLAILLAVPLLLLGTFSGRPQYAGTTILLAVQTISTLTIQDRYSADFPLFADAALSSALGVVLALVWARLTRPFGTQWAARRLARSGWLSLSRLALARPGQHYDEVASEVIDRTAQLLPRLGQLDDEGLALQDATRELRICFRLLELKQARLPTTIERQLQPVLLAAHDYFKRCARERHPEPAPESLHRLLDHSLQRLSLQPGQATDEACQALHGLRLALFDIVAVPPRPAAAGYAPLGASA; this is encoded by the coding sequence ATGACTATGCCGACTTGGCGCGAATGGCTGTTCTCAGCCAAGGCGCTGATTGCTGCCCTGCTTGCGCTTTACATCGCCCTTGCCATACCGCTGGATAACCCCTACTGGGCGATGGCCTCGGTCTATATCGTCTCGCATCCCCTTTCCGGGGCGACACGCTCGAAGGCGATCTACCGGGCGCTAGGCACGCTGCTCGGCGCCGCGGCATCGGTGGCGATGTTGCCGCTGTTTTCCCAGCAACCGGTGATGTTGAGCCTGGTGATCGCGCTATGGATCACCGCCCTGCTCTATCTCTCGCTGCTCGACCGATCGCCGCGCAGCTACGTCTTCATGCTGGCGGCCTATACCGTGCCGCTGATAAGCCTGGCCACGGTCAGCCATCCGCAAGATATCTTCGATGTCGCGCTGGCCCGTTCCGAGGAGATTCTGCTGGGCATCGTCTGCGCCGGCCTGGTCAATGCCGTGCTGTTTCCTGCCCGTATTGCCCCGGTGCTGAGTGCTCGCATGGGGATGCTGCTCGAGGACGCTCGCCAAGGGGCGCGTCAGATCCTTACCGCAACGGCTCACGCCGCCTTCGATCAGCGCGGGCTGCACCGGCTGATGATCGATGTGATGGCCCTCGACGGCATGATCCTGCACCTTGAGTACGACAGTAGCAGCCGTCTCCCAGCCAGGCATGCGCGGGATTTTCGCGCCCGCATCGCGATGCTCGCCCCGCAGTTGATGTCCCTGGGCAATGCCTTGGACCAGCTGCGCCAGGATCTACCCGAGCCACTGCCGGAATTCGAAGCGCATCTGCAGCGCGTCGACCGTTGGATACAGGGTGATGATGTGCACGTCGATGCCGAGCAACTGGCAGAGCGCAGCTGGCAGTTGCAAACCTGGCTGGCCGACAGCTACCCGGCGCAGCGGCTGGCGTTCGCCAGTGCATTTAGGCAGCTGCGTGGGCTGATCGATCTCTGGCAGGATGCCTTGAGTCTGCATCGGTGCTTCGCCGAAGGGCACCCCGAGCAGCCGCCCGTGCTGCGCTACCGGGTGCGGCAGCTGATTGGCGCTCCGCGTCATTACGATTATTCATTACTGGCGTTCACGGCCTTCTCAACCGGCACGCTGGTGATGCTGGTCAGCCTGCTGTGGCACCTGTCTGGCTGGCAGCACGGCTATACCGGCGTGTTCATCGCCACGGTCGCCAGCTGTTTTTTCGCCAGCCAGGACAACCCGGCACCGTTCATCAAGTCATTTCTGCTGACCACGCTGGCATCCATCGTAGCGGCGGCCATTTACCTGTTCGCGCTGATGCCCAATGTGCAGGATTTCGGCAGCCTGGCCATCCTTCTGGCCGTGCCTTTGTTGCTGCTGGGCACCTTCTCGGGGCGCCCGCAATATGCCGGCACGACGATTCTCCTGGCGGTGCAGACCATTTCCACGCTCACCATTCAGGACCGGTACAGCGCTGATTTCCCGCTGTTTGCCGATGCTGCCTTGTCGTCCGCTCTCGGCGTCGTGCTGGCCCTGGTCTGGGCCCGCCTGACCCGGCCATTCGGCACGCAGTGGGCGGCGCGACGGCTAGCCCGCAGCGGCTGGCTCAGCCTGTCGCGACTGGCCCTGGCCAGGCCTGGACAACATTACGACGAGGTCGCCTCCGAGGTCATCGATCGCACCGCGCAGCTGTTGCCGCGCCTTGGTCAGCTGGATGACGAGGGGCTGGCATTGCAGGACGCCACCCGGGAATTGCGGATCTGCTTTCGCCTGCTGGAACTCAAGCAAGCGCGGCTGCCAACGACCATCGAGCGGCAGCTGCAACCGGTCCTTCTGGCTGCGCACGACTACTTCAAGCGCTGCGCAAGGGAGCGTCATCCGGAGCCCGCGCCCGAGAGTCTGCATCGACTGCTGGACCACAGCCTGCAACGCCTGTCACTGCAACCAGGGCAGGCCACGGACGAGGCCTGCCAGGCGCTGCATGGCCTGCGCCTGGCGCTGTTCGATATCGTCGCTGTCCCACCTCGCCCAGCCGCTGCTGGGTACGCGCCCTTGGGAGCCTCCGCATGA
- a CDS encoding helix-turn-helix domain-containing protein has translation MKRIPNYGLYGETAQPAWRDMLHCEWINERSAQYKWEIKPHQHDALLQLMYIRSGGGEVSLENQRLPFAGPSILVLPNRTVHAFSFQRDTDGPVFTAAQRPLESMARIVAPGLLGFLQRPSVVPLPWQADGSEPIWPLIQLIEEEARSKARGNIAAGHALLLTLLIHAARLDASINTAPRPGKSRRAAVLRQFRELVNQHFRNHWTLGRYSEALGMTTATLGRVCREEAGVAPSAIISERIVREAQRQLAYTSLHIQQIAHELGFADTAYFSRFFRKQAGLKPSEFRASFKR, from the coding sequence ATGAAACGAATCCCTAACTACGGGCTCTATGGCGAAACGGCCCAGCCGGCCTGGCGAGACATGCTGCACTGCGAATGGATCAACGAGCGCAGTGCCCAGTACAAGTGGGAAATCAAACCCCATCAGCACGATGCATTGCTGCAGTTGATGTATATCCGCAGTGGCGGTGGCGAGGTTTCGCTGGAAAATCAACGCCTGCCGTTCGCCGGCCCGAGCATTCTGGTGCTGCCGAATCGCACCGTGCATGCCTTCAGTTTTCAGCGCGACACTGACGGTCCCGTCTTTACCGCGGCACAGCGTCCCCTGGAATCGATGGCGCGGATCGTCGCGCCCGGGCTGCTGGGCTTTCTGCAGCGCCCCAGCGTCGTGCCGCTGCCTTGGCAGGCCGACGGCAGCGAACCGATCTGGCCGCTGATCCAGCTGATCGAGGAGGAGGCGCGGAGCAAGGCCCGCGGCAATATCGCTGCCGGCCATGCGTTGTTGCTGACGTTACTGATCCACGCCGCGCGCTTGGACGCTTCGATCAACACGGCCCCACGACCCGGCAAAAGCCGACGAGCCGCCGTACTGAGGCAGTTCCGCGAACTGGTGAACCAGCATTTTCGCAATCACTGGACGCTTGGGCGTTATAGCGAGGCCCTGGGTATGACCACAGCCACGCTCGGTCGTGTTTGCCGGGAGGAGGCGGGCGTCGCGCCCAGCGCTATCATCAGCGAGCGAATCGTGCGCGAGGCGCAGCGCCAGCTGGCCTACACGAGCCTGCATATCCAGCAGATCGCCCATGAATTGGGCTTCGCCGATACCGCCTACTTCAGCCGATTCTTCCGCAAACAGGCCGGGCTCAAGCCCAGCGAATTCCGGGCATCGTTCAAACGGTGA
- a CDS encoding threonine aldolase family protein, whose amino-acid sequence MTNANQQFASDNYSGICPEAWEAMARANQGHDRAYGDDQWTARAADHFRQLFETDCEVFFAFNGTAANSLALSSLCQSYHSVICGDIAHIETDECGAPEFFSNGSKLLVARTEQGKLTPAAIREVALKRKDIHYPKPRVVSITQATEIGTVYRPDELRAISDTCKELGLHLHMDGARFANACAFLGLSPAELSWKSGVDVLCFGGTKNGMAVGEAILFFNRALAEDFEYRCKQAGQLASKMRFLSAPWVGLLENHAWMKYAEHANGCAQLLASLISDVSGVELMFPVEANGVFINMPPLALEALRSRGWMFYTFIGVGGARFMCSWDTSEERVRQLADDIRSVVLQNP is encoded by the coding sequence ATGACCAACGCCAATCAGCAATTCGCCAGCGATAACTATTCGGGCATCTGTCCTGAAGCCTGGGAAGCCATGGCCCGCGCGAACCAGGGACACGACCGCGCCTACGGAGACGATCAATGGACTGCACGGGCAGCCGACCATTTCCGCCAGCTGTTCGAGACCGATTGCGAAGTCTTCTTTGCGTTCAATGGCACCGCTGCCAACTCCCTGGCGCTATCTTCGCTATGTCAGAGCTATCACAGCGTGATATGCGGTGATATCGCCCATATCGAGACCGACGAATGCGGCGCACCGGAGTTCTTTTCCAACGGTTCCAAGTTGCTCGTTGCCCGCACCGAGCAAGGCAAGCTAACGCCTGCAGCTATTCGAGAAGTTGCCCTCAAACGCAAGGACATCCATTACCCCAAACCACGCGTCGTCAGCATTACCCAGGCCACTGAGATCGGCACCGTATACCGGCCGGACGAACTCCGAGCCATCAGCGATACCTGCAAGGAACTGGGGCTGCATCTGCACATGGATGGCGCGCGTTTCGCCAACGCCTGTGCGTTTCTCGGGCTTTCACCGGCCGAACTGAGCTGGAAGTCGGGCGTGGACGTGCTCTGTTTCGGGGGCACGAAGAACGGCATGGCGGTCGGTGAGGCCATCCTGTTTTTCAACCGGGCACTGGCCGAAGATTTCGAATACCGTTGCAAGCAGGCCGGTCAGCTTGCATCGAAGATGCGTTTCTTGTCTGCGCCTTGGGTCGGGCTGCTGGAAAACCACGCCTGGATGAAATATGCCGAACATGCGAACGGTTGCGCGCAATTGCTTGCCAGCCTGATCAGCGACGTGTCGGGCGTGGAGCTGATGTTTCCAGTCGAGGCCAACGGTGTGTTCATCAACATGCCACCGTTGGCGCTGGAGGCACTCAGGAGTCGCGGTTGGATGTTCTACACGTTTATCGGGGTCGGTGGCGCACGGTTCATGTGTTCCTGGGACACCAGCGAGGAACGCGTACGCCAACTGGCGGACGACATTCGCAGCGTCGTACTGCAAAACCCATAA
- a CDS encoding DUF202 domain-containing protein has product MHISFRRRLEPGTPRPPLHEDPGLQPERTSLAWGRTLLTMITVSALFLRWMPYHGTFVGMLVALSLATALGIWTTQQRRYARSASGVKSGRIRADAISIFWLGASVFVLGALGLYTVIFLPISS; this is encoded by the coding sequence ATGCATATTTCCTTTCGTCGCCGCCTGGAACCCGGCACGCCGCGACCGCCGCTGCATGAGGATCCAGGCCTGCAGCCCGAACGCACTTCGCTGGCCTGGGGCCGAACGCTGCTGACGATGATCACCGTGAGCGCGCTGTTTCTGCGCTGGATGCCTTATCACGGGACCTTCGTCGGCATGTTGGTCGCGCTATCGCTGGCGACGGCGTTGGGTATCTGGACCACGCAGCAGCGTCGTTACGCCCGTAGCGCGAGCGGGGTGAAAAGCGGGCGCATCCGGGCCGATGCAATTTCTATTTTCTGGCTGGGCGCCTCGGTTTTCGTTCTTGGCGCACTAGGCCTCTACACCGTAATTTTCTTGCCGATCAGTAGCTGA
- a CDS encoding YidH family protein, with protein sequence MERSRWSHRLLSGGKEPDPRFTLANERTFLAWIRTSLALLAGGVAVEAFAGGIFTLEVRKVLSVSLLLLAMFISSTACVRWLTIERAMRHSGPLPFPLLIPILSIGGTLVTLVLISFIALRG encoded by the coding sequence ATGGAGCGAAGTCGCTGGAGTCACCGGTTGTTGTCCGGAGGAAAGGAGCCCGACCCGCGGTTTACGCTGGCCAACGAAAGAACCTTCCTCGCCTGGATCCGCACCTCGTTGGCGCTGCTGGCCGGCGGAGTGGCGGTCGAAGCCTTTGCCGGCGGCATCTTCACACTGGAGGTGCGCAAGGTGCTATCGGTCTCGTTGTTGCTGTTGGCCATGTTCATCAGCTCGACGGCGTGCGTTCGCTGGCTCACCATCGAGCGTGCCATGCGGCACAGCGGACCGTTGCCGTTTCCATTGCTGATCCCGATTCTGTCCATCGGCGGCACACTGGTGACCTTGGTGCTGATCAGTTTCATCGCGCTTCGCGGCTAA
- a CDS encoding copper chaperone PCu(A)C, whose translation MLLRLVTAFALATATLAASADEHSHANHVMAGAPAVYQVWSRAMPPTAPTGAVYFTLSNPGDTADRLIGVKTARAEKAELHAHVHEGDVMRMQRIDSIEVPAGGEVQFQPGGNHVMLFKLSKPLVAGEQFPLTLIFEHAGEVNVDVSIQDQAPAADDSAHQHH comes from the coding sequence ATGCTGCTTCGTCTGGTCACCGCTTTTGCGCTCGCCACGGCCACTCTGGCTGCCTCGGCAGATGAACATTCCCACGCTAATCACGTGATGGCTGGAGCACCTGCCGTGTATCAGGTCTGGTCGCGTGCCATGCCGCCGACTGCCCCGACGGGTGCGGTGTATTTCACGCTGAGCAACCCCGGTGACACGGCAGATCGGCTGATAGGAGTGAAAACCGCCCGGGCCGAAAAAGCCGAGCTGCACGCACATGTGCATGAGGGTGACGTGATGCGCATGCAGCGTATCGACTCGATCGAGGTGCCGGCCGGCGGTGAGGTGCAGTTCCAGCCAGGTGGCAATCACGTCATGCTGTTCAAATTGAGCAAGCCGCTGGTAGCGGGCGAGCAATTTCCGCTCACGCTGATTTTCGAGCATGCCGGCGAGGTGAACGTAGACGTTTCCATACAGGACCAGGCGCCCGCGGCGGACGATAGCGCTCACCAGCACCACTGA
- the gorA gene encoding glutathione-disulfide reductase: MAYDFDLFVIGAGSGGVRAARFAAGYGARVAVAESRYLGGTCVNVGCVPKKLLVYGAHYAEDLDQAQGYGWTIDGATFDWKTLIANKDREIERLNGIYRNLLIDSGVTLMQAHARLVDPHTVEVEGRQYTAEHILIATGGWPFVPEIPGREHAITSNEAFYLDELPRRVLVVGGGYIAVEFASIFRGCGADTKLLYRGELFLRGFDGSLRDHLKDELIKKDIDLQFNTDIARIDKQPDGSLLAVLKDGRTLEADCILYATGRRPMLDGLGLENLDVKLDDRGFIAVDDQYRTSTPSILAIGDVIGRIQLTPVALAEGMAVARRLFKPEEYRPVDYNTIATAVFSLPNMATVGLTEEEARKQGHKVVLFESRFRPMKLTMTGGLERSLMKLVVDAETDKVLGCHMAGPDAGEIMQGMAVALKAGATKRIFDDTVGIHPTAAEEFVTMRTPTGI, translated from the coding sequence ATGGCTTACGACTTCGATCTATTCGTCATCGGCGCTGGTTCCGGCGGCGTCCGTGCCGCCCGGTTTGCAGCGGGCTATGGTGCCCGCGTCGCGGTTGCCGAAAGCCGTTATCTGGGCGGCACCTGTGTGAACGTTGGCTGTGTGCCGAAAAAACTGCTGGTCTACGGCGCTCACTATGCCGAAGACCTCGACCAAGCCCAAGGCTATGGCTGGACCATCGATGGCGCGACCTTCGACTGGAAGACGTTGATCGCCAACAAGGATCGCGAGATTGAGCGCCTCAACGGCATCTACAGGAATCTCCTGATCGACAGCGGCGTCACCTTGATGCAGGCGCATGCGCGGCTGGTCGACCCTCATACCGTTGAGGTCGAAGGGCGGCAGTACACCGCCGAGCACATCCTGATCGCCACCGGAGGCTGGCCTTTCGTTCCGGAAATCCCGGGGCGCGAACATGCGATCACCTCGAACGAAGCCTTCTATCTTGACGAGCTGCCTCGCCGCGTCCTGGTGGTCGGCGGTGGCTATATCGCCGTCGAGTTCGCCTCGATCTTCCGGGGTTGTGGCGCCGATACCAAGTTGCTGTACCGCGGCGAGCTCTTTCTGCGGGGATTCGATGGCTCGCTGCGCGATCACTTGAAAGACGAGCTGATCAAGAAGGACATCGACCTGCAGTTCAACACCGACATCGCCCGTATCGACAAGCAGCCGGACGGCAGCCTGCTCGCCGTTCTGAAGGACGGCCGCACGCTGGAGGCCGACTGCATCCTTTACGCCACCGGCCGCCGGCCGATGCTCGACGGGTTGGGGCTGGAGAATCTCGATGTGAAGCTGGACGATCGGGGCTTCATCGCCGTGGATGATCAGTACCGGACCTCGACACCATCCATTCTGGCGATCGGCGATGTGATCGGTCGTATCCAGCTGACGCCCGTCGCGCTGGCCGAAGGCATGGCCGTTGCCCGCCGGCTGTTCAAACCCGAGGAATATCGGCCGGTCGACTACAACACCATCGCCACTGCGGTCTTCAGCCTGCCCAACATGGCGACCGTCGGTTTGACCGAGGAAGAAGCGCGCAAGCAGGGCCACAAAGTGGTCTTGTTCGAGAGCCGGTTCCGGCCGATGAAGCTGACCATGACCGGTGGACTTGAACGCAGCCTAATGAAGCTGGTGGTCGATGCCGAAACGGACAAGGTGCTCGGTTGCCACATGGCCGGGCCGGATGCCGGTGAGATCATGCAGGGCATGGCCGTGGCCTTGAAGGCGGGCGCCACGAAGCGGATCTTCGACGATACCGTCGGCATCCATCCCACCGCGGCCGAGGAGTTCGTGACCATGCGCACACCCACCGGCATCTGA
- a CDS encoding VOC family protein has translation MRPTLTHLALHVPDLDACIAFYAQFCGMHVFHERAGKGSRIVWMAEPGKEREFIFVIMPGGQDRALAENDYSHFGFALASRGEVDAIADRARKAGCLIWEPRDEPYPVGYYCGVRDPAGNYVEFSYGQPLGPGAEEMPAP, from the coding sequence ATGCGCCCTACCCTTACCCACCTCGCTTTGCACGTCCCGGACCTGGATGCCTGCATCGCTTTCTATGCGCAGTTCTGTGGCATGCACGTTTTCCACGAGCGTGCGGGAAAAGGCTCGCGCATCGTCTGGATGGCCGAACCCGGCAAGGAACGTGAGTTCATCTTCGTGATCATGCCCGGCGGGCAGGACCGTGCCTTGGCCGAGAATGACTACAGCCATTTTGGCTTCGCTCTCGCCAGCCGCGGCGAAGTCGACGCGATCGCCGATCGTGCGCGCAAAGCCGGTTGCCTGATATGGGAACCACGCGACGAGCCCTACCCGGTCGGCTATTACTGCGGCGTACGCGACCCCGCGGGCAACTATGTCGAGTTCAGCTATGGCCAGCCGCTCGGTCCGGGCGCGGAAGAAATGCCGGCCCCCTGA
- the galU gene encoding UTP--glucose-1-phosphate uridylyltransferase GalU — protein MIKKCLFPAAGYGTRFLPATKAMPKEMLPVVNKPLIQYGVEEALSAGLNQISIVTGRGKRSLEDHFDISYELEHQIRNTDKEKYLVGIRKLIDECSFSYTRQVEMKGLGHAILSGRPLIGDEPFAVVLADDLCINLNGDPVLAQMVKLYNQFRCSIVAIQEVPPEETSKYGVIAGEMIRDDIFRVSHMVEKPKPEDAPSNLAIIGRYILTPDIFDLIEQTEPGKGGEIQITDALMRQAQDGCVLAYKFKGQRFDCGSAEGYIAATNFCYENFYLTGKAF, from the coding sequence ATGATCAAGAAATGCCTTTTTCCTGCGGCCGGATATGGCACGCGTTTCCTCCCTGCCACCAAGGCCATGCCGAAGGAAATGCTGCCGGTGGTGAACAAGCCCCTGATCCAATACGGGGTCGAGGAGGCGCTATCGGCAGGGTTGAATCAGATTTCTATCGTAACCGGCCGCGGCAAGCGCTCCCTGGAAGACCACTTCGACATCAGTTACGAACTCGAGCACCAGATCCGTAACACCGACAAGGAGAAGTACCTGGTCGGTATTCGCAAGCTGATCGACGAATGCAGCTTCTCCTATACCCGCCAGGTTGAAATGAAAGGCTTGGGCCATGCGATTCTCAGCGGCCGTCCGCTGATCGGCGACGAGCCCTTCGCCGTGGTGCTGGCGGACGACCTGTGCATCAACCTTAATGGCGACCCGGTCCTGGCGCAGATGGTCAAGCTGTACAACCAGTTCCGCTGCTCGATCGTCGCGATTCAGGAAGTACCGCCGGAAGAGACCAGCAAATACGGTGTGATCGCCGGCGAGATGATCCGGGACGATATTTTCCGTGTCAGCCACATGGTCGAGAAGCCCAAGCCGGAAGATGCACCGTCGAACCTGGCGATCATCGGCCGCTACATCCTGACGCCGGACATCTTCGACCTGATCGAGCAGACCGAACCAGGCAAAGGCGGCGAGATCCAGATCACCGACGCCCTGATGCGTCAGGCCCAGGACGGTTGCGTACTGGCTTACAAATTCAAGGGGCAGCGTTTCGACTGCGGTAGCGCCGAGGGTTACATCGCCGCCACCAACTTCTGCTACGAGAATTTCTACCTGACCGGTAAAGCCTTCTAA